The segment GTGGAGGTGAGCGACATCTCGCTCGCCGTGGACGTACTGCGGCGCGTCGGTCCGGACGGCAACTATCTGATGGAGGAGCACACCCAGCGCCATTTCCGCGGCGAGCACTTCATCCCGAAACTTGCCGACCGAGACAAGCGGGACATCTGGGAAAAGGCGGGCAAAAAAGAGATGCTCGAGCGCTCGCGCGACGAGGCGAAGAAGATACTGTCGAAGCACAGAGAGCGCGAGCTCGATCCGGGGGTAGCGAAAGCGCTGGACGATTACGTGGCGATGGTCGCCGGGCGCGGCCTTGACGAATTCCTTGCGGCTGAATGGGAGGCCTGACATGTCCGCTGAACTACTGAATGAACTGCGAACGGCAATAGTGGAGATGCGTTTCGACGACACCGAGGGCCTGGCCAGGCGTGCGCTCGAGGCGGGAGTAAAGGCGGTTGACGTGCTTAACGGCGCCTGTCTTCCGGCGCTCGACGAGGTGGGCGTCCTTTTCCGTGAAGGGGACTACTTCCTGCCCGACGTGCTCATGTCGGTGAGGGCCTATAACAGCGCCTACCGGCTGCTGCTGCCCGGGCTGAAGGAGGGCGCGTACGAATCGCGGGGCAGGGTGATGCTCGGCACCGTGGAGGGAGACATCCACGAGATCGGCAAGAACATCCTCCATGCCTTACTTCAGGGTAACGGTTTCGACGTGGTGGACCTGGGGGTCAACGTAAGCCCGGCGGTCTTTTTGGAAAAGGCGAAGGAGCACAAACCCGACATAATCGGCATGTCGGCGCTCCTCACCACCACGATGCCGGTCATGAAGGAAACGATCGAGCTCTTCGAGAAGGAGGGGTTAAAGGATTCGTTCCGCTTCATCGTCGGCGGCTCGCCGCTCAACCAGCGTTTCTCGGACGAGATCGGCGCCGACGGTTACGGCGAGGACGCCCAGTCGGGCGTGGAGCTCGTGCGGCGGCTGCTCGCCTCCTGATGTCAGTGAACCGTGCATCGGCCCGGCGCGTTCATCATGCGGGATTTTATTCAGTACCCACGGGGCTGCGACTTCCGCGCGGTGCGCGTGGCAGCCATCTTCGACCGGACGGAGGAGTGTATGAATAACGGCGGACCGCTGCGGCAGCCTGCGGGCAAACCTCTCACCATGGGCGAAATCATACTCTATAATCTGGCGGGCCTCACGTTCAACCTGTTCGATACCGTCCTCTACGCGTGGCTGCCGTATTTCTACATTCCGCCGGCGGGGTCGAACCACACGCAGTACATTCCGCTCGCGGCGCTCGGCATTATCCTTGCCGGGGGGCGCATACTCGACGCGGTCACCGACCCGCTTATGGGCTACCTCAGCGACCACACCCGCTCGCGGTGGGGACGGCGAAAGCCCTACATCTTCATCTCGAATCCCATACTCTTTCTCGCGTTCATACTCGTCTGGACGCCCCCGGTGCAGGGAGAGAGCCTGGCCAACGCGATTTTCCTCGGGGCCGTGCTCTTTTTCTATTATATTTCGTATACGGGGATGCTCATTCCGTGGTTCGCCGTTCTGCCCGAGATGAGCGCGAAGAACGATGAGCGCGTAAAAATCGCCTCGGTCGGGGTGGCAATCGGGGTGCTCGGAGCGCTTATCGGCGGCGGCCTCTCCGGGCCGCTCATGGGCGCGTTCGGCGTGCTCAGGATGGCGGTCATGCTCGGTATCATAGGGCTTGTCGCCGGACAGCTCTCGCTTCTGGGCATACACGAGCGTCACCGGCCGCATCCCTACGAGGAGACCCCGCCGTTTTTCACCGTGATGCGCGAGATGTTCGCCGACCGGCAGGTGCTTTCGTTCGCGGTCATGATCATGTTCGTACAGCTCACCTATCAGCTCATGCTGATGAACGTACCCTATCTGACCACGCTCATCCTGGGGCGAAGCGAGGGGGACGCCTCGATACTCATGGGAGAGGTGATACTCTCGACCGCGGCCTCGGTGCCGCTCTGGTACCGGCTGCTCGGAAAATATCCCAAGCGTTCGCTCTTCAGGGCCATCATCGTATGGATGGCGGCGGGCTTCGGCCTGAGCTTCTTCATCGGAAGGCTGCCGTGGTTTTCGCCGTTCGTGCAGGCGATGATCGTTTTTCCGCTTGTTGCGATTCCGATCGGCGGAATGTTCATAACGGTGCTCGGCCTAATCGCCGACATAACCGACTACGACGAGCTGAAATCAGGGCGCAGACGAGAGGCGATGTATTACGGCATTTACGGTATCGTGCGGAAAACGGGCTGGGCGCTGTGCTCGCTCATCCTGGTGGGGGTCTATTCGGCGTTCGGGTACAGTACCGAAAATCCAACCGGCGTGCGCGTGGTCTGGCTGGTCTGCGGACTTTCATGTCTCGTGGGGCTTGTCGCCTTCATGCCATTTCGCCTGGGCGACAGTAAAGACGAAACGAAAGCGATTATGGGGCTGTAATATACGGGAAAGCGAGGAAACGCCATGCACGCGCTGATAGAGTCGTTGTTGAAAGAATCCCCGGTCGTCACCGACGGTTCGTGGGGCACACAGCTTCAGAAGAGTGGGCTCGCGCGCGGCGAATGTCCGGACACATGGAACTTGTCAAATCCCGACAGGGTGCGGGAGGTGGCGGCACTGTATGTAAATGCCGGCAGCCGGATAATCCTCACCAATACCTTCGGCGCGAACCGGTTCGTGCTGGGAAAGTTCGGGATGGCCGAAAAGGCGTCCGAGATAAACGGGGCCGGGGTCAAAATCTCGAAGGAAGCGGCCGCCGGACGCGCCCTTGTATTCGCGTCGATCGGGCCGAGCGGTAAAATGCTCGTGTCGGGCGATGTCACCGAAGCCGCGCTCGCCGAGGCATTCGCGGAGCAGGCGGCGGCGCTCGCTGAAGCCGGGGCGGACGGACTGGTGGTCGAGACGATGATGGATATCAACGAGGCCGTAATCGCCGTACGCGCGGCGAAGACCACCGGCTTGCCGGTAATCGCCAGCATGGTCTATGATTCGGGTAAGTCCAAAGACCGCACCATGATGGGGAACACCACGGAACAGTGCGCCGAGGCGCTTGCCGCCGCGGGCGCCGAAGGCATCGGCGCCAACTGCGGACAGGGCATAGAGGGATTCGTCCCCATTTGTAAAAAGCTCTACGCCGCGACGGGCCTCCCGCTCTGGATGAAGCCGAACGCCGGACTTCCGGAGATGGTGAACGGGGAAGTAGTGTACCGGACGGGCGCGGAAGAGTTCGCGCGGCATGTGCCGGCGCTCGTTGAAAACGGCGCCCGCTTTATCGGTGGGTGCTGCGGCACCGGCGTGGAATTCATAATGGAGATCAGGCACGCGGTTGAAGGAAAAAAGTAGGTTCGACGAAAGCGGTGAGCGCTATCGTCTCATCTTTCGCAACGCTCCGCTTGGAATCGTTCATTTCGATGACGCCGGCGTTGTAACCGATTGCAACGACGTATTTGTGAATATCATCGGCTCGTCACGAAACGCGCTGGTCGGGCTAAATATGCTCGGCCTTCCCGATGAACGGATCGTCGCTGTGGTGAAAAAGGTCCTTGTCGGAGAGATGGGCCTTTTCGAGGGCGATTACCACTCGGTGACCGGCGGCAAGACAAGCACGGTCCGCCTTATCTTTTCGCCGATAAAGGACCCGGACGGACGGCTGACAGGCGGATTCGGTATCGTGGAAGACATCACGGAACGGGTGCGCGCGCGCGAGGCCCTCGAAGTTCAAAACGCTCAGTTTGAACGGGCCAACGAGAAGTTGCAGATCACGCTGGAAGAGCTGGAGCGAATGAACGAGGAGCTCATACTCGCCCAGGACGAGCTGATCAGGGCCAACGAGGGGCTGTATGAAAACGAACAGAAATACCGCGCGCTGTTCGAGAATTCGCCGGACGCGATATTTTTTATGGACGAGCGGTTCATCGACTGCAACAACCAGGCATGCCGAATTTTCGCCGTTTCCCGCGATGAGCTTATCGGGAGATTTCCATACGAATTCTCGCCGGAGTTGCAGCCCGACGGGCGCCTGTCCCGTGACGCCGTCGAGGAATACGTCGAGGCGGCGCTTTCCGGAACGCCCCTGAGTTTTCAGTGGCGGCATGTGCGCGGCGACGGAATGCAGATCGACACCGAGGTCTCGCTCGCCCGGATGCTAATTCGGGGGGAAAAACGGCTGACCGCAACGGTACGGGACGTCACCGGGAACGTCGAGGCGAAACGACGTATTGAAAAATCGCTCGCCGAAAAGGAGATTCTCCTTAAAGAGGTACACCACCGGGTAAAAAACAATCTGCAGGTGATCTCGAGCCTGCTGAGCCTGCAGTCCCGGTTTGTTCGCGACCCCGTTGATCTCGCGATTTTCGCCGAAAGCCAGAACCGCGTGCGCAGCATGGCGCTCATCCACGAAAAGCTGTACCAGTCGGGGGACTTCTCCCGTATCGATTTTTCCGGCTATATCGAAAGCATGGTGGCCGAACTGCGCCGGTCATACGGGAATGTTGCCGGGCATGTCGCCTTCAGGATCGACGTGCAAAATGTTCACCTTTCAATCAAGAAGGCGATTCCCTGCGGACTCATCATCACCGAGCTGGTTTCCAATGCAATCAAATACGCTTTTCCGGCCGGCAGCAGTGGTGAGGTCAGGATAGCAATGCACTCGACAGGTCCGTTGACCGTCCTTGTCGTCGCCGACAATGGAGTCGGTTTTCCGCCCGGCCTCGACTGGCGAAAAGCCTCCACGCTTGGACTTCAGCTCGTAATAAGCCTTGCCAACCAAATTGGCGGTGCCGTCGAGTGTGAATTCGAAAACGGCACCTCGTTCCGGATCGAATTCCCGGGAAAATAGCCACGATCCGCCGGCAAAAGCCCCGCCTTCAGCCCGGGGATATCGATTGCGACGGGCATGATCGAGGATATAACCCGGACATAGTATCAAAATGTAATACTTTTCCGGGTCAACCGTGGACGGGAATTCAGCATTGACAATGAAAAAATTTTTTAAAAATTGCCGTTTTCCTTGTTTTCCCCTGAAAGCTTAGTTAAATTCACTTAGAGATGTAGGGTGTAGAAGGTCAGAGAGGGTCGGTAAAGAGTAGATGGATCAACAGAGTGGTCCCCCGCAGGCGAGGGGGGGTGTACCGCGGAGGGCTTATAATCCGGAACCGGAAAGATTATAAGCCCTTCGTCTTTTTTGAAAACAGAAAAAACAGCGGATCATTATTTCCGTCCGAGCGCAGGGTGCGCTCCTTTCCCGGGAGCGTTAAACTGCCCGAAATGACTTGACTGGGCTCATTACACGCCGGTAAACTTACGTGGCCGGCAGAGGCGGATAGGATCCCGGAGACGATCGCGCAATGAAAACGAAGCCATGGTTCCCAATGACGCTTGCAATCCTCGGCGTCGCGGCGTTTTTCTCCTCGTGCACAATCTGGAACGCGCGCCAGTGGGAGGATCTCGACAACAGGTCTTTTCATTTCCAGAAGTTCACCTATTATTTGAAGGGAACCGACCGCCGCACCGCCTTCGAATTCATGCGCGACTTCCCGATCGATGACGTGCTTCGCGTCGTCTCCGGGAAGCATTCGATCGTGATCGACTCGGCCGAATTCAGGGCGTTCATGGAAAATCCCGACAACGAACGACGCCTTAAGGTCTTC is part of the Spirochaetota bacterium genome and harbors:
- a CDS encoding corrinoid protein: MSAELLNELRTAIVEMRFDDTEGLARRALEAGVKAVDVLNGACLPALDEVGVLFREGDYFLPDVLMSVRAYNSAYRLLLPGLKEGAYESRGRVMLGTVEGDIHEIGKNILHALLQGNGFDVVDLGVNVSPAVFLEKAKEHKPDIIGMSALLTTTMPVMKETIELFEKEGLKDSFRFIVGGSPLNQRFSDEIGADGYGEDAQSGVELVRRLLAS
- a CDS encoding MFS transporter, which produces MNNGGPLRQPAGKPLTMGEIILYNLAGLTFNLFDTVLYAWLPYFYIPPAGSNHTQYIPLAALGIILAGGRILDAVTDPLMGYLSDHTRSRWGRRKPYIFISNPILFLAFILVWTPPVQGESLANAIFLGAVLFFYYISYTGMLIPWFAVLPEMSAKNDERVKIASVGVAIGVLGALIGGGLSGPLMGAFGVLRMAVMLGIIGLVAGQLSLLGIHERHRPHPYEETPPFFTVMREMFADRQVLSFAVMIMFVQLTYQLMLMNVPYLTTLILGRSEGDASILMGEVILSTAASVPLWYRLLGKYPKRSLFRAIIVWMAAGFGLSFFIGRLPWFSPFVQAMIVFPLVAIPIGGMFITVLGLIADITDYDELKSGRRREAMYYGIYGIVRKTGWALCSLILVGVYSAFGYSTENPTGVRVVWLVCGLSCLVGLVAFMPFRLGDSKDETKAIMGL
- a CDS encoding homocysteine S-methyltransferase family protein; its protein translation is MHALIESLLKESPVVTDGSWGTQLQKSGLARGECPDTWNLSNPDRVREVAALYVNAGSRIILTNTFGANRFVLGKFGMAEKASEINGAGVKISKEAAAGRALVFASIGPSGKMLVSGDVTEAALAEAFAEQAAALAEAGADGLVVETMMDINEAVIAVRAAKTTGLPVIASMVYDSGKSKDRTMMGNTTEQCAEALAAAGAEGIGANCGQGIEGFVPICKKLYAATGLPLWMKPNAGLPEMVNGEVVYRTGAEEFARHVPALVENGARFIGGCCGTGVEFIMEIRHAVEGKK
- a CDS encoding PAS domain S-box protein, whose translation is MKEKSRFDESGERYRLIFRNAPLGIVHFDDAGVVTDCNDVFVNIIGSSRNALVGLNMLGLPDERIVAVVKKVLVGEMGLFEGDYHSVTGGKTSTVRLIFSPIKDPDGRLTGGFGIVEDITERVRAREALEVQNAQFERANEKLQITLEELERMNEELILAQDELIRANEGLYENEQKYRALFENSPDAIFFMDERFIDCNNQACRIFAVSRDELIGRFPYEFSPELQPDGRLSRDAVEEYVEAALSGTPLSFQWRHVRGDGMQIDTEVSLARMLIRGEKRLTATVRDVTGNVEAKRRIEKSLAEKEILLKEVHHRVKNNLQVISSLLSLQSRFVRDPVDLAIFAESQNRVRSMALIHEKLYQSGDFSRIDFSGYIESMVAELRRSYGNVAGHVAFRIDVQNVHLSIKKAIPCGLIITELVSNAIKYAFPAGSSGEVRIAMHSTGPLTVLVVADNGVGFPPGLDWRKASTLGLQLVISLANQIGGAVECEFENGTSFRIEFPGK